A section of the Pseudomonas tritici genome encodes:
- the nuoK gene encoding NADH-quinone oxidoreductase subunit NuoK: MPAIPLEHGLAVAGILFCLGLVGLMVRRNILFVLMSLEIMMNAAALAFIVAGARWGQPDGQVMFILVISLAAAEASIGLAILLQLYRRFHTLDIDAASEMRG, translated from the coding sequence ATGCCTGCTATCCCTTTGGAGCATGGTCTGGCGGTCGCCGGCATCCTGTTCTGCCTTGGCCTGGTCGGCCTGATGGTTCGCCGTAACATTTTGTTCGTGTTGATGAGCCTGGAAATCATGATGAACGCCGCAGCACTGGCGTTCATCGTGGCAGGCGCACGTTGGGGCCAGCCGGATGGACAAGTCATGTTCATCCTGGTGATCAGCCTGGCAGCCGCCGAGGCCAGTATCGGCCTGGCGATCCTGCTGCAACTGTATCGTCGCTTCCACACGCTTGATATCGACGCTGCCAGTGAGATGCGCGGATGA